One genomic window of Luteitalea pratensis includes the following:
- a CDS encoding thrombospondin type 3 repeat-containing protein, whose product MRLTVGCRMVRRGFVWALGLAAAQAPSITPLSPWRPTLSPGDGPGALRAMAAERVENKMARVLNSYRRVLAYGFVLTSALTASPALLRAQTAVVAEPVAGLVDAPEAHITQVTRDGARLVATLAPGDDNRVVLDTHTGTTVFADPVRRYTLSPEGSYVAWFDGGFFGDIYLRNLASGEERPAFRSGLGTYAIVLSDEGTRAATLGSFALTLLRSSAVIAGAAGQAMTTIDTRLCPPPGISGTCLGGPLGISADGRHVVYGAYYTYGDGGASRTTVTTADLTTGLTQAVPVQHPDLDGSVSGEFDLSGDGNWIGVTAQTRVGRHPRAALLVRAGGPTMLVAPSLGDTSFMGISDSGRFVLVASPASVSGGERLRVVDRTSGVLTEVIYQSVAHQADYRLESAHLSGDGRTVVGTLVRRTSTDAPHRRTFIARLDSDGDGLHDGWETVFGTNPADPADAALDPDHDGRTNAQENVDGTHPNGVPVRYFAEGANGTFFATSLSLFNPSNQDVTANVRFLGPDGAAASMPVVVPAGRPAYLDADQANLPFTEFSIIVESVVRLVAERRMTWDRTGQYGSHSGTGVAAPSTTWHFAEGATIAGLQTFFLLQNPGDVAATATLRFLLATGNVQERTHTVPAGSRLTVWANQEGSPLDAAEFSTTVVSDRPLVAERAMYRDAPGETFAAGSAAAGVTMPATAWFFAEGATGAFFDTYLLLSNPNDTPATVNVEFVRSHDFGDINTAWPIQKAYVLAPHSRRTIWVVQEDEGLRDTQVGARMASDLPIVAERTMWWPGPTSATWRENDAESGSPESGQLWAVTDVQADADDGGWDTFVLVATTEQYLSHVRIRVACVDGTTVTRDKSLSVNRTTLWMRYEFPEIVGSRCAATVESLPTRITLSPTVPLYRTPLVVEKAIYRGHFAAGGVTLATRLPDPP is encoded by the coding sequence GTGCGTCTCACTGTCGGCTGCAGGATGGTGCGCCGCGGCTTCGTGTGGGCCCTGGGCCTTGCGGCGGCGCAGGCACCATCGATCACGCCGTTATCGCCGTGGCGGCCAACCCTGAGCCCTGGGGACGGGCCTGGCGCGCTGCGGGCAATGGCAGCCGAACGAGTGGAGAACAAGATGGCTCGCGTCCTGAACTCTTATCGCCGCGTGCTCGCCTACGGCTTCGTCCTCACCAGCGCGCTCACCGCCAGTCCCGCCTTGCTGCGGGCGCAGACCGCTGTCGTCGCCGAACCGGTCGCGGGGCTGGTCGATGCCCCCGAGGCGCACATCACCCAGGTCACGCGAGATGGCGCACGCCTGGTCGCGACCTTGGCGCCGGGTGACGACAACCGGGTCGTGCTCGATACGCACACCGGCACCACCGTATTTGCAGACCCGGTTCGGAGGTACACCCTCTCCCCGGAAGGCTCCTACGTCGCCTGGTTCGACGGCGGGTTCTTTGGTGACATCTACCTTCGAAACCTGGCGAGCGGGGAGGAACGCCCGGCCTTCCGCAGCGGCCTGGGAACCTACGCAATCGTGCTCTCCGACGAAGGCACCAGGGCGGCGACCCTCGGCTCCTTCGCCTTGACACTCCTTCGGTCTTCGGCGGTAATCGCGGGAGCAGCCGGCCAGGCGATGACGACGATCGACACGCGATTGTGTCCGCCCCCAGGGATCAGCGGCACCTGTCTGGGTGGCCCCCTCGGCATCAGTGCCGACGGGCGCCACGTCGTGTACGGCGCGTACTATACGTATGGCGACGGCGGCGCAAGTCGCACTACCGTGACGACTGCCGACCTCACCACTGGGCTCACGCAAGCGGTACCTGTGCAGCACCCGGATCTCGATGGGTCGGTCTCGGGCGAATTCGACCTCAGCGGCGATGGCAATTGGATCGGTGTCACGGCCCAGACGCGCGTCGGTCGCCATCCACGGGCGGCGCTGTTGGTCCGAGCCGGCGGACCGACGATGCTCGTCGCTCCGTCCCTCGGTGACACGTCCTTCATGGGTATCAGTGACAGCGGCCGCTTCGTGCTCGTCGCATCGCCTGCGAGCGTGTCCGGCGGGGAGCGCCTCCGCGTGGTCGACCGAACCAGCGGCGTGCTGACGGAGGTGATCTACCAGTCTGTTGCGCACCAGGCCGACTACCGCCTCGAATCCGCGCACCTCAGCGGTGACGGGCGAACCGTTGTCGGCACGTTGGTGCGCCGAACCTCCACCGATGCACCCCATCGGCGCACGTTCATCGCTCGTCTCGACAGCGACGGCGACGGACTGCACGACGGTTGGGAAACTGTGTTCGGTACCAATCCTGCCGATCCCGCCGATGCCGCACTCGATCCGGACCACGACGGCCGTACCAACGCACAAGAGAACGTCGACGGCACCCATCCGAACGGAGTACCCGTCCGCTACTTCGCCGAAGGTGCCAACGGCACGTTCTTCGCGACGTCGCTGTCGCTGTTCAATCCATCGAACCAGGACGTGACGGCCAACGTACGCTTTCTCGGCCCGGATGGGGCTGCGGCCTCGATGCCCGTTGTCGTGCCGGCGGGTCGACCCGCGTATCTCGATGCCGATCAGGCCAACCTGCCCTTCACCGAGTTCTCGATCATCGTCGAGAGCGTCGTGCGACTCGTCGCCGAACGCCGCATGACATGGGACCGCACCGGGCAGTATGGCAGTCACAGCGGCACGGGCGTGGCGGCCCCCTCGACGACGTGGCATTTCGCCGAAGGCGCCACCATCGCGGGGCTGCAGACCTTCTTCCTGCTGCAGAACCCTGGTGATGTTGCTGCGACGGCGACCCTGCGCTTCCTGCTGGCGACCGGCAATGTACAGGAGCGCACGCACACGGTCCCCGCGGGCTCGCGCCTCACCGTCTGGGCCAACCAGGAGGGCTCGCCCCTCGACGCCGCGGAGTTCTCGACGACAGTCGTTTCCGATCGGCCGTTGGTGGCCGAGCGTGCCATGTACCGCGATGCACCGGGCGAGACGTTCGCGGCGGGCTCGGCTGCCGCCGGGGTCACGATGCCGGCGACGGCGTGGTTCTTCGCCGAAGGCGCGACGGGGGCCTTCTTCGACACCTATTTGCTCCTGTCCAACCCCAACGACACACCGGCCACCGTGAACGTGGAGTTCGTCCGTTCTCATGACTTCGGGGACATCAACACGGCCTGGCCCATCCAGAAGGCCTATGTTCTGGCGCCCCACAGTCGTCGCACCATCTGGGTCGTACAGGAAGATGAGGGCCTGCGAGACACGCAGGTGGGTGCCCGAATGGCGTCGGACCTGCCCATCGTCGCGGAACGCACCATGTGGTGGCCCGGGCCGACCTCCGCCACCTGGCGCGAGAATGACGCCGAGTCCGGCTCGCCCGAGAGCGGCCAACTGTGGGCCGTCACCGACGTGCAGGCCGATGCCGACGACGGCGGCTGGGACACGTTCGTCCTTGTCGCCACGACCGAGCAGTATCTGTCGCACGTCCGGATCCGGGTTGCGTGTGTTGACGGCACGACTGTGACTCGCGACAAGAGCCTGTCGGTCAATCGCACGACCCTGTGGATGCGTTACGAATTCCCGGAGATCGTCGGCAGCCGCTGCGCGGCCACCGTGGAGTCGCTGCCCACCCGCATCACGTTGTCGCCGACCGTGCCGCTGTACCGCACGCCGCTTGTCGTCGAAAAGGCAATATATCGCGGGCACTTCGCCGCCGGTGGAGTGACGCTGGCGACCCGCCTGCCAGACCCGCCCTAG
- a CDS encoding TonB-dependent receptor plug domain-containing protein, with amino-acid sequence MITASRTEQMLVNAPATVTLIDSRTIENSPATNYADLLRAVPGLNVTQTSARDINITSRSATGTLATSQLALVDGRSIYLDFFGFVAWDFLPIDPQEIKQIEVIRGPASAVWGANALTGVVNIITKTPRESPGSTFILGGGLFGRDAMDVEKGSGALFSVSASHAAAVNDRWAYKVATGYYQQDAMARPSGPIPDGAGQMYPDFPNSGTRQPKFDARLDYDHPDGRRKVVMQGGFAGTEGMIHSGIGPFDIDRGTYLAYGKVNYTHGATRLNTFVNRLDGSATNLLAVGLDGLPIPFVFKTTTFDVEAGHVATWRNRHVFSLGGNFRYNGFDLSLAPLGDSRTEGGAYGQDEIFLSPMWRWLIGGRVDAFSVLDGPVFSPRTTLLFKPDPAHTVRVSYNRAYRAPSLVNNFLDTTILSQLDLGALNPALAGRTYVFPVAAVGNQNLTEESLDAYEIGYSGVIANRATVSAAFYVNDSKNSIFFTQDGSYRAANPPPGWPLPPAALELIYLSGRFGPGNGLPASYTYLNFGKVRQKGFELGVDTDVSKGLTAFANYSFQPTPEPTGFDISELNLPPRHRVNLGANYTGGRVIGNLAMNYVGEAYWQDVSSYQGTTEAYTLVNGTLGYRWNDSFTTSLKVINLFDQEIQQHIFGDVMRRQVVLELRMRVGTKP; translated from the coding sequence GTGATCACCGCCTCGCGGACCGAGCAGATGCTCGTGAACGCGCCGGCCACGGTCACGCTGATCGACAGTCGCACGATCGAGAACTCGCCGGCCACCAATTACGCCGACCTGCTGCGAGCCGTCCCCGGCCTGAACGTCACGCAGACCTCGGCCCGCGACATCAACATCACCTCCCGCTCCGCGACCGGCACGCTCGCCACGTCGCAGCTTGCGCTGGTCGACGGCCGCAGCATCTACCTGGACTTCTTCGGCTTCGTGGCGTGGGACTTCCTGCCGATCGACCCGCAGGAGATCAAGCAGATCGAGGTCATTCGCGGCCCGGCCTCGGCGGTGTGGGGCGCCAACGCGCTGACCGGCGTGGTCAACATCATCACCAAGACCCCGCGCGAATCGCCGGGCTCGACATTCATTCTGGGCGGCGGCCTGTTCGGCCGCGACGCCATGGACGTGGAAAAAGGGAGCGGCGCCCTGTTCTCCGTGTCTGCCAGCCACGCCGCCGCCGTGAACGACCGTTGGGCGTACAAGGTCGCGACCGGGTACTACCAGCAGGACGCGATGGCGCGCCCGTCCGGGCCGATTCCGGACGGGGCCGGCCAGATGTATCCAGACTTCCCCAACAGCGGCACGCGACAGCCCAAGTTCGACGCGCGCCTCGACTACGACCATCCCGATGGCCGGCGGAAGGTCGTCATGCAGGGCGGCTTCGCCGGCACCGAGGGGATGATCCACTCGGGTATCGGCCCCTTCGACATCGACCGCGGGACGTACCTCGCCTACGGCAAGGTCAACTACACGCACGGCGCGACGCGGCTGAACACGTTCGTCAATCGCCTCGACGGCAGCGCCACCAACCTGCTCGCGGTCGGCCTCGATGGCCTGCCGATTCCGTTCGTTTTCAAGACCACCACGTTCGACGTCGAGGCCGGGCACGTGGCCACATGGCGCAACCGCCACGTATTCAGCCTGGGCGGCAATTTCCGCTACAACGGCTTCGACCTCTCGCTGGCACCGCTCGGGGACTCGCGCACGGAGGGTGGCGCGTACGGGCAGGACGAGATCTTCCTGTCGCCGATGTGGCGGTGGCTGATCGGCGGCCGGGTGGACGCGTTCTCCGTGCTCGACGGCCCGGTGTTCTCGCCGCGCACCACGCTGCTCTTCAAGCCGGACCCGGCGCACACGGTCCGTGTGTCGTACAACCGCGCCTACCGTGCGCCGTCGCTGGTCAACAACTTCCTCGACACGACGATCCTCAGCCAGCTCGATCTCGGCGCGCTCAACCCGGCCCTCGCGGGACGCACGTACGTCTTCCCCGTCGCTGCCGTCGGCAACCAGAACCTGACCGAGGAGTCACTCGACGCCTACGAGATCGGTTACTCGGGGGTGATCGCCAACCGCGCAACGGTAAGCGCCGCCTTCTACGTCAACGACAGCAAGAACTCGATTTTCTTCACGCAGGACGGCTCGTACCGCGCCGCCAATCCGCCACCGGGCTGGCCGCTGCCGCCGGCCGCGCTCGAGCTGATCTACCTGTCGGGCCGGTTCGGGCCGGGCAACGGATTGCCCGCGTCGTACACCTACCTGAACTTCGGCAAGGTGCGGCAGAAGGGGTTCGAACTCGGCGTCGACACCGATGTCTCGAAGGGACTCACCGCCTTTGCCAACTACTCGTTCCAGCCGACGCCGGAGCCGACCGGCTTCGACATCTCCGAGCTGAACCTGCCGCCCCGCCATCGAGTGAATCTCGGCGCCAACTACACCGGCGGTCGCGTGATCGGCAATCTCGCGATGAATTACGTCGGCGAGGCCTACTGGCAGGACGTCTCCAGTTACCAGGGAACCACCGAGGCATACACGCTGGTCAACGGTACGCTCGGTTACCGCTGGAACGACTCGTTCACCACATCGCTGAAGGTGATCAACCTGTTCGACCAGGAGATTCAACAACACATCTTCGGTGACGTCATGCGTCGCCAGGTGGTACTGGAACTGCGCATGCGCGTCGGCACGAAGCCGTAG
- a CDS encoding glutamine synthetase III: protein MASAASREAIRAIRDWAVNGPVARPTPRSANDFGRLVFSDAVQRIKLPRDVYKRLRRTINRGEPLDESVADAVAVAVKDWALEHGATHYTHWFQPLTGITAEKHDAFLSPTPDGKAVTEFSGKELIKGEPDASSFPSGGMRSTFEARGYTAWDPTSPPWIYKTASGTTLVIPTAFISWTGESLDKKTPLLRSIEALSKQAVRVLKLFGSKADRVTTTCGPEQEYFLIDAHFYYTRPDLIGAGRTLFGAKPPKGQELEDQYFGSIPERVLACMREVEDELYAIGVPVKTRHNEVAPSQYEIAPIFEQANVATDHQMMVMETLKRVAPKHGLACLLHEKPFAGINGSGKHVNWSMGDSEGNNLLNPGDTPHDNIQFLVFCAAVMRAVNKYQGLLRMSVASAGNDHRLGANEAPPAIISIFLGDMLTGIFEQIEKGATRSTTHGGLLETGVDVLPKLPRDAGDRNRTSPFAFTGNKFEFRAVSSNQSIAFPNIVLNVAVADSLDYIATELEKAVEKGADFEDAVGKLLVKLTKENKQIIFNGNNYSDAWQKEASKRGLLNLRNTVDALPQLASAEAVKLFEAYKVLNKRELEARLEINLETYNKSINVEAQTMVLMANRYILPAALGYLTQVAQSVAAGKAAGVQSKEAKKLLVHVTKLVDAFKQRTEALTIAIAHEGNGESLKHAKYMRDKIVPAMAALREVGDAIESVVPSNDWPLPTYREMLFIK, encoded by the coding sequence ATGGCATCAGCTGCGTCGCGCGAAGCGATTCGCGCCATCCGGGATTGGGCTGTGAACGGGCCGGTCGCCCGTCCCACTCCCCGCTCCGCCAATGACTTCGGCCGGCTCGTCTTCAGCGACGCCGTCCAGCGCATCAAGCTGCCGCGCGACGTCTACAAGCGTCTTCGTCGCACGATCAACCGCGGCGAGCCCCTGGACGAGTCGGTGGCCGACGCCGTCGCGGTAGCCGTGAAGGACTGGGCCCTGGAGCACGGCGCGACGCACTACACGCACTGGTTCCAGCCGCTCACCGGCATCACCGCCGAGAAGCATGACGCCTTCCTCTCCCCAACTCCCGACGGCAAGGCCGTCACGGAGTTCAGCGGCAAGGAACTGATCAAGGGCGAGCCCGACGCCTCGTCGTTCCCCTCCGGCGGCATGCGGTCCACCTTCGAGGCGCGCGGCTACACCGCGTGGGACCCGACCAGCCCGCCCTGGATCTACAAGACGGCGTCCGGCACGACGCTGGTCATCCCGACGGCATTCATCAGCTGGACCGGCGAGTCGCTCGACAAGAAGACGCCGCTGCTACGCTCGATCGAGGCGTTGTCCAAGCAGGCTGTCCGCGTGCTGAAGCTGTTTGGCTCCAAGGCCGACCGCGTCACGACCACCTGCGGCCCCGAACAGGAATACTTCCTGATCGACGCGCACTTCTACTACACGCGCCCGGACCTCATCGGCGCGGGCCGGACGCTGTTCGGCGCCAAGCCTCCCAAGGGCCAGGAACTCGAGGACCAGTATTTCGGCTCGATACCCGAGCGCGTGCTCGCCTGCATGCGCGAGGTCGAGGACGAACTCTACGCCATCGGCGTCCCCGTCAAGACGCGACACAACGAAGTCGCCCCGAGCCAGTACGAGATCGCCCCGATCTTCGAGCAGGCCAACGTCGCCACCGATCACCAGATGATGGTCATGGAGACGCTCAAGCGGGTCGCGCCCAAGCACGGGCTCGCCTGCCTGCTGCACGAGAAGCCGTTTGCCGGCATCAACGGCTCCGGTAAGCACGTCAACTGGAGCATGGGCGACAGCGAGGGCAACAACCTCCTGAACCCCGGCGATACGCCGCACGACAACATCCAGTTCCTGGTGTTCTGCGCGGCGGTGATGCGTGCAGTCAACAAGTACCAGGGCCTGCTCCGCATGAGCGTGGCCAGCGCCGGCAACGATCACCGCCTCGGCGCCAACGAAGCGCCGCCGGCGATCATCTCGATCTTCCTCGGCGATATGCTCACGGGCATCTTCGAGCAGATCGAAAAAGGCGCGACGCGGAGCACCACCCACGGCGGCCTGCTCGAGACCGGCGTCGACGTGCTGCCCAAGCTGCCGCGCGACGCGGGCGACCGCAACCGCACGAGCCCGTTTGCCTTCACCGGCAACAAGTTCGAGTTCCGCGCGGTCTCGTCCAACCAGAGCATCGCCTTCCCGAACATCGTCCTCAACGTGGCGGTGGCCGATTCGCTCGACTACATCGCGACCGAGCTCGAGAAGGCTGTCGAGAAGGGCGCCGACTTCGAGGATGCGGTCGGCAAGCTGCTCGTGAAGCTGACCAAGGAGAACAAGCAGATCATCTTCAACGGCAACAACTACTCCGACGCGTGGCAGAAGGAAGCCAGCAAGCGCGGGCTGCTCAACCTGCGCAACACGGTGGACGCGCTGCCGCAGCTGGCCTCGGCCGAGGCGGTCAAGCTGTTCGAGGCCTACAAGGTCCTGAACAAGCGTGAACTCGAGGCCCGCCTCGAGATCAACCTCGAGACCTACAACAAGTCGATCAACGTCGAAGCCCAGACGATGGTGCTGATGGCGAACCGGTACATCCTGCCGGCAGCCCTCGGTTACCTCACCCAGGTGGCGCAGAGCGTCGCGGCGGGCAAGGCCGCGGGCGTCCAGAGCAAGGAAGCCAAGAAGTTGCTCGTGCATGTCACCAAGCTGGTGGACGCCTTCAAGCAGCGCACCGAGGCGCTCACGATCGCCATCGCACACGAAGGCAATGGCGAATCGCTCAAGCATGCCAAGTACATGCGGGACAAGATCGTCCCCGCCATGGCTGCCCTGCGCGAGGTGGGCGACGCGATCGAGTCCGTGGTCCCGTCCAACGACTGGCCGCTGCCGACGTATCGCGAGATGTTGTTCATCAAGTGA
- a CDS encoding DNA gyrase/topoisomerase IV subunit B, translating into MTTSYTAKDITVLEGLEPVRKRPGMYIGGVGAAGLHHLVWEIVDNSIDEAMNGYATQIGVILHADGSSITVTDDGRGIPVDVHAKTKKTALELIFTVLHAGGKFEQGNYKTSGGLHGVGASVVNALSKELIATVKRDGFQWEQRFRQGVPQGPPVKIGAARGSGTTVFFHPDATIFPKIEFDAETIAQRLEVASYLHRGLKITFENEVTRQKVTYAHAEGLADYLRKLVAERDARPVHDAPFVVSRDGALRLDMALQWTESTDEHLRSYVNGIPTGSGGTHENGFRAGLGKAMRNFIETHNLTPRGVTLTAEDLREGLVGVLSAFIEEPQFQGQTKDRLNNPEIQSAVDGLVRPALEHWLNQNISIAEAIVARVILAARAREASRAAQQEVTRKTATAHRLTLPGKLSDCTTTNRGLSELFIVEGDSAGGSAKQGRDRVRQAILPLRGKVLNTESASTAKVLENKELADLVTALGCGVGKHFDIARLRYGKVILLADADSDGHHISTLLLTFIYRHMPQLMTGGRVYLAQPPLFRIDVGKETFWAQDDAQRDAIVKKATGRAKPDITRFKGLGEMMPKVLWETTLNPKTRRLLRVMIADQLVTDRIINELMGKDASARFRFIMDRAEEAEELDV; encoded by the coding sequence ATGACCACGTCCTACACCGCGAAGGACATCACCGTCCTCGAGGGCCTCGAGCCCGTCCGCAAGCGTCCCGGCATGTACATCGGCGGCGTCGGAGCCGCCGGTCTGCATCACCTGGTCTGGGAGATCGTCGACAACTCGATTGACGAGGCGATGAACGGGTATGCCACCCAGATCGGCGTGATCCTGCACGCCGACGGGAGTTCCATCACCGTCACCGACGACGGCCGCGGTATCCCGGTGGACGTGCACGCGAAGACGAAGAAGACGGCGCTCGAACTGATCTTCACCGTGCTGCATGCGGGCGGCAAGTTCGAGCAGGGCAACTACAAGACCTCCGGCGGCCTGCACGGCGTCGGCGCCAGCGTCGTCAACGCGCTGTCGAAGGAGCTGATCGCCACGGTCAAGCGCGACGGGTTCCAGTGGGAGCAGCGCTTCCGGCAGGGCGTGCCGCAGGGGCCACCCGTCAAGATCGGCGCGGCGCGCGGCAGCGGCACCACGGTGTTCTTCCACCCCGACGCGACAATCTTTCCCAAGATCGAGTTCGACGCGGAGACGATTGCGCAGCGGCTCGAGGTCGCCAGCTACCTGCACCGCGGGCTCAAGATCACCTTCGAGAACGAGGTCACGCGCCAGAAGGTGACCTATGCGCATGCCGAAGGCCTGGCCGACTACCTGCGCAAGCTGGTGGCCGAACGCGACGCGCGGCCGGTACACGACGCGCCGTTCGTCGTGTCGCGCGACGGCGCGCTCCGGCTCGATATGGCGCTGCAGTGGACCGAGTCCACCGACGAACACCTGCGCAGCTACGTCAACGGCATCCCGACCGGCTCGGGAGGCACGCACGAGAACGGCTTCAGGGCCGGCCTCGGCAAGGCCATGCGCAACTTCATCGAGACGCACAACCTGACGCCGCGCGGCGTGACGCTGACCGCCGAGGATCTGCGGGAAGGCCTCGTCGGGGTGCTCAGTGCGTTCATCGAGGAGCCGCAGTTCCAGGGCCAGACCAAGGACCGCTTGAACAACCCGGAGATCCAGTCGGCCGTCGACGGCCTCGTCAGGCCGGCACTCGAGCACTGGTTGAACCAGAACATCTCGATCGCGGAAGCGATCGTGGCGCGGGTGATCCTCGCGGCACGCGCACGCGAGGCGAGCCGGGCCGCGCAACAGGAGGTGACGCGCAAGACCGCCACCGCGCACCGGCTCACGCTGCCCGGCAAGCTCTCCGACTGCACCACCACCAACCGCGGTCTCAGCGAGCTGTTCATCGTCGAGGGCGACTCGGCGGGTGGCTCGGCCAAGCAGGGGCGCGACCGCGTCCGCCAGGCGATCCTGCCGCTGCGTGGCAAGGTGCTGAACACCGAAAGCGCCTCCACCGCAAAGGTGCTCGAGAACAAGGAACTGGCCGACCTGGTCACGGCGCTCGGCTGCGGCGTGGGCAAGCACTTCGACATCGCCCGGCTGCGGTATGGCAAGGTCATCCTGCTGGCCGACGCCGATTCGGATGGCCATCACATCTCGACGCTGCTGCTGACGTTCATCTACCGGCACATGCCGCAGCTGATGACCGGCGGGCGTGTCTACCTCGCGCAGCCGCCGCTGTTCCGGATCGACGTCGGCAAGGAGACTTTCTGGGCCCAGGACGACGCGCAGCGCGACGCGATCGTGAAGAAGGCGACGGGTCGCGCCAAGCCGGACATCACGCGATTCAAGGGTCTCGGCGAGATGATGCCCAAGGTGTTGTGGGAGACGACACTGAACCCGAAGACGCGACGATTGTTGCGGGTGATGATCGCGGACCAGTTGGTCACCGACCGCATCATCAACGAGCTGATGGGGAAGGACGCCTCGGCGCGGTTCCGCTTCATCATGGACCGGGCCGAGGAGGCCGAGGAACTCGACGTGTAG
- a CDS encoding MBOAT family O-acyltransferase, translated as MTFHSLDYVVFFLVVSAVYWRLSHHWQNRFLLGASYLFYGWFEPWFCLLLAGTTLVDWFAGLKMDPDPAVDDATYARPDAQVRARRRWWLVLSLISNLSVLGFFKYFNFFVDSAQAGLAALGLNTSLPVLQVVLPVGISFYTFQSLSYTIDVYRGRLRACRSLLDFALFVAFFPQLVAGPIERAEALVPRVLSSRVFNLVVARDALVLMAWGFFKKLVIADNVGVIANRVFSMKDPGFEMLWAGVFAFGVQIYADFSAYTDIARGTARWLGFDLMKNFDHPYVAVSPSDFWRRWHISLSSWFRDYLYIPLGGSRHGLPRTLLNVMITFVISGLWHGAAWNFVLWGTFHGLLLVGERTWRALRGVSRHGRHRLPLWRALPQWAAMFVLVHIGWLMFREGDAARLWRDVMLVPGTAPLAERQAGLYLFLISFTLSLPLWAHSLWTVWHGRSYSDRPAVREIEVPATTVAWQALAIGIMFATILVLRSRTSLDFIYFAF; from the coding sequence ATGACGTTCCACAGCCTGGACTACGTCGTCTTCTTCCTGGTCGTGTCCGCCGTCTACTGGCGGCTGTCACACCACTGGCAGAACCGCTTCCTGCTCGGCGCCAGCTACCTGTTCTACGGATGGTTCGAGCCATGGTTCTGCCTGCTGCTCGCGGGCACCACGCTGGTGGACTGGTTCGCGGGCCTGAAGATGGACCCCGATCCCGCCGTCGACGACGCGACGTACGCACGCCCGGACGCACAGGTGCGCGCGCGACGGAGATGGTGGCTGGTGCTCAGCCTGATCTCGAACCTGTCGGTGCTGGGGTTCTTCAAGTACTTCAACTTCTTCGTCGACAGTGCCCAGGCCGGACTTGCGGCGCTGGGCCTGAACACATCCCTGCCGGTGCTCCAGGTGGTCCTGCCGGTCGGGATCTCCTTCTACACGTTCCAGAGCCTGTCCTACACCATCGACGTGTACCGCGGGCGGTTGCGCGCCTGTCGATCGCTGCTCGACTTCGCGCTGTTCGTGGCCTTCTTCCCGCAGCTCGTGGCCGGCCCGATCGAACGCGCCGAGGCGCTGGTGCCACGCGTGCTGTCATCGCGCGTGTTCAACCTGGTGGTGGCGCGCGACGCCCTGGTACTGATGGCCTGGGGCTTCTTCAAGAAGCTCGTCATCGCCGACAACGTCGGCGTCATCGCCAACCGGGTCTTCTCGATGAAGGATCCGGGATTCGAGATGCTGTGGGCAGGCGTCTTTGCGTTCGGGGTCCAGATCTACGCGGATTTCTCGGCGTACACCGACATCGCGCGCGGCACCGCACGATGGCTGGGGTTCGACCTGATGAAGAACTTCGATCACCCCTACGTCGCGGTGTCGCCGTCGGACTTCTGGCGCCGCTGGCACATCTCGCTGTCATCCTGGTTTCGCGATTACCTCTATATCCCGCTCGGGGGTTCCCGTCATGGACTGCCGCGCACGTTGCTGAACGTGATGATCACGTTCGTGATCTCCGGCCTCTGGCATGGCGCCGCCTGGAACTTCGTGCTCTGGGGCACGTTCCATGGGCTGCTGCTGGTCGGGGAGCGGACATGGCGGGCGCTGCGCGGGGTCAGTCGCCACGGCCGGCATCGCCTGCCGCTGTGGCGCGCCCTGCCGCAGTGGGCGGCAATGTTCGTGCTGGTGCACATCGGCTGGTTGATGTTCCGCGAGGGCGACGCCGCCAGGCTGTGGCGCGACGTGATGCTGGTGCCCGGCACCGCGCCGCTCGCCGAGCGGCAGGCGGGGCTGTACCTGTTCCTGATCTCGTTCACGCTCTCGCTGCCGTTGTGGGCCCACAGCCTGTGGACCGTGTGGCACGGACGGTCGTACTCGGATCGGCCGGCGGTTCGTGAGATCGAAGTCCCGGCGACCACGGTCGCGTGGCAGGCGCTGGCAATCGGCATCATGTTCGCCACGATCCTGGTGCTGCGCAGCCGGACCTCGCTCGACTTCATCTACTTCGCGTTCTAG